ACCCAGGATAAAAAGCTACCAGACTGAAGAGGGTCCTGGTGGGTCAGGCAGATGTTGGTGGGGACCATGTCACTTTTGCTTTTTGCCTCAGATACCCCCAGATCCCAGTGTGCCCTTCTCCTGAGAGCTAAGCAGTTTCAGTTTGGTCAGCTTGCTGGAGGCTAGGTTCCTGAGTCGCTGACTGAAATTCCACCACGGAGTGCCTGGTAATAGCCAACAGTCACCAGTGTGTAAGTGGCCACCAGCACAGGCCCTGGGTAGCAACACTGGGAGCGGAGGAGGAAACAGGGATGGAGGGGACACCCCCGATTGATCTCCAGGTCTTAAAGCGCTAGCCTTCTCGATCAGTGCCCAGCCttacaaaaacagatggtgggccggatttggcccacaggctgcCAGGTTTGCTGGCCCCCGTTCTTCTGCCTCTAAAAACTTCAAAGATAAGCTTCAAGGACAACCTAATGAAATGTGAATCGCAAAAAAtttctttatcaaaatataaGGTTTCATATTTGAATACAATGTGCATTTTTACActcacattattttaaatgagactTTACATCAACCCCTCCCTCCTTGAAGTTCACTATCAGGTGCAGGAAATGTGAACACTGAGTTTTATAAAACCTTTTCCGGAGTCATGAAAGTGTTACTTTTGGAAATAGAAAGCATTGAAAGACAGActggttaggggtgcctgggtggctcagttggttaggtgtccaacttcggctcaagtcatgatctcacagtttgtgagttcgagccccacgacagcctttgtgctgacagctcagagcctggagcctgctttggattctgtgtctccctctctctctgccctcccctgctcacactctgtctctcaaaaataaacaaccttaaaaaaaaattcaaaacacagaCTGGTTAAACCATATTACTTCCAAGAATTTGTTACTCTTCCTACTGCAGAGCTGAGAAGTGGAAGCAGATGACATAGGCCTTGTTAGTACACGTCATAGTAagacatgagagggggagggcaaaGATGTTACTTGTCACGACATCGCCTGCTTGTGAAACCTACCCTGATAAATGGTTTCATCTTCCTCAGTCACATAGGCATTGGCTCCCCAGATCACCATCTTATTGATGTAAGATGGATATCTTGCAGCTGCTATGAGTGCTGTAATACCACCATCGCTCCACCCCAACAAGGACACCTTCTTAAACTTCAATGTCTgtgataaatacagagaaatgcaCAGCACAGGTGATTGCTCCTCTCTGCTAGAAGCATCTGATCATTAACAATCATCCAAATGAGTACAGTGTGGGGTTTGGAGCATCACTTGATAATTAAAGAAAAGTCCTAGAGGCCAGCATTTGAtgacagaaatgtttttttctcatttagttcTGGTGTAAATGTAAGTATCATAAAAATCGAAGTACACAGTATTGTTTTGAATTATGAGAGAATGACATCTTCTGTTTGGATAAAATCTCTGGAAACAGTGGAGATCAGCTGTCCTTAGAAATGACAAatcacatgtgcatgcacacccaCACCTGAGCAAAGATTTTGAGACTAGTAATGTAGATTAGACAGGGGAACTTGATATTTACTGGATGAAATGAAGTCACTGCATCTGATAAAACCACTGAGGGCAACTGCGGGAAGAAGTGTCTGGAGACAGGCTGGAGGAGAATGGTGTCACAGGAGGTTATGCTAGTCCTTATATCAACCAGGCTCTGAAAATGTGTTTGACAAGGAAACTGAACAAAGATTACATCTGACAGATGTTGCCTAGGAGTAAAACTAGAATGACTTGGAAAATTAAAGATTTAACAAATATCAGTCCAAGATACTGATGGGACTATAAATTGCTAGAAGTCGCATGGATAATAATTTGGCACTATCTTGTCCAACGAACATTTGCATCTTCTATAACCCGGCATCATCCCCTAGATATGTATGGAACTTTTGCACATGTGTACCAGGAGACAGGTGTAGGGTGTCCACACCAACGGTGTTTATAAAGGAACTAAAACGTCCATGGACAAAACAATGTTCACTGCCCTGCTGCTCataaccacacacaaaaaaaaggaacttaaaaattaagttatttatcTACCATTAGAGATATATGAAATAAGACAGTACATCCCTACAATGGACTACTATATGactattataatatttatgtaagtttatatttattaactgaAAGTATTTCCTCGACAAACTGTTCTAAGAGTAAGTTGGAAAAACATTAGATATAGTATGATGCCATCAATACAATcctgtgtatttatatgtgtcaGAAGATTGGCTGGAAAGGGAGTCTCAAAGTCATAACAATGATATCTCTAGTTGGATTGTGGGATATTTCTACTTCCTCATTCACACCTATTTGATTGAACTTGAATTTTCTATAAGAATCACATGGTATCACCcttgtagaaataaaaaacaaaaacaaaatagatgaagacAGGCCCAGTCAtcctccctcctctgggctctTCCCTGAGAGACCCACCTTCATCAAATCAACTGCATCTTTTGCATCCCTTTCAAAAAAGTCCAATGGGAAATCTCGATCTGGGGGTCTGGAATGTCCATATCCTCGAGGATCCCAGGCAACCACCGTGAAGAGCTTTTTATTGAGGTTCTTAATCTGAGGTCCAAAATCAGTCTCTCCACTTCCTAAAAACAGCCACTTGGTTACCCTCAGGTGAaggatttcattatttcaaaCACATTACAGTAAAAGCAGAAACAACTACAATCTTAAAACAAAGTAACTAGTTTCTACTCAAAGTTAGACAGTGGGATGCAGTCAGCAAAATAGTCTTGTGATGATGAAATCCATTTACTGGAAGGCTGACTTCCTTTCCTGGTAGAGTTCAGACCTGCCTTTTGTCTCCTCCCAGTGGCTACTTTGAGGACAGAGGCTCCAATACACTTGGCCCTgtattatttcagtatttttgatACTTTTTCAATtaatcttccttaaaaaaaaaaaaaaaaaaaggaattcatgaAATTGCATAGAAATTGACTTATTGGTATGATATGTTTCtgggttattttttctttccttttaaaaaactggctgttataggggcacctgagtggctcaggcagttaagcatccaacttcggctcaggtcatgatctcacgatatgtgggttcgagccctgtatcaggttctgtgatgacagctcagagcttgcttcagattctgcgtcttcctcgctctctgcccctcccccacttgtgtgcgcgcacgctcactctctctctctctcaaaaaaataaacattaaaaaaaatgacttataaATGAGAGAGATCCCAATATTATCTGTCAACAAATGTATGAGATTTGGTACAAGTTATTCAAAGGACAATTCTAAATTTCCAGGTGTTTTTTACTAAGCAAATGTGAACAgccctgaagattttattttctggttataaataaataccagaaaACTCAACGAAGACACTGAAATCAGGGGGAGGGCAGGATGTGGAGGGAGGAAatcaaattaattatttcattaaaacacCAGCAAACgcggggcgcctcggtggctcagtgggttaagcggccgacttcggctcaggtcatgatctcgcggtccgtgagttcgagccccgcgttgggctctgtgctgaccgctcggagcctggagcctgcttcggattctgtgtctccctctctctgaccctcccctgttcatgctctgtctctccctgtctcaaaaataaaaaataaattaattaaaaaaagttaaaaaaaaatttaaaaaccaaacaaacaaacaaaaaccaaaaaaacagcaGCAAACGTTAACCAGCAGAACTATGTTCTTGAGCCTGTGGTGGACCTGACTAGCAATTCCCAGCCCACCTGCGAGGTCACGGCCACTGTGTGCACACACCTACTGCATGTGGCCCAGAAGGCCAGACTCTCAAGGAGCCCAGTCTAGGGACGAGtcagcatttcatttttatttttatttttatttatttatttatttatttatttatttaaatttttttttaatgtttatttatttttgagacagaaagagacagagcatgaatgggggagggtcagagagcgagggagacacagaatccgaagcaggctccaggctctgagccatcagcacagagccccgttgggctcgaactcaccggccgtgagatcatgacctgagccgaagtcggacgcttaaccgactgagccacccaggcgccccagcatttcatttttaaagtctgCTTACTTTCTAAGAACTTGTAGCTCAGGCCACACATGGATACTGAACATCTTGCTTGATAAACAAGCTACTATTAGAAAATGTCTTTCAAGATGTTACAGGATTCTGTTACAGGATAATGTTAATTATTATAGGACTACCATTCTTCCTGGAAAGATCTATCTTTCTCACCATCAGGTAAATAAATCATTCAGGAAACCTAaggcaaaaatataaatggatttcaAGCGCATGTCTACTATTCTGACACACAAAGCATCTCTTGTGGTCCCTGGACTGAAGAGACTTCCACATGGGAACCACCCTGAAGGAGGTGCAGGAGGTGAGAAGGTGGGAAAAGGGAACAGTTTATCTCAAGACCAATTTCAGAAATGATGAGACGCTTCTTTTCTGGCACACAGGTATACATCTGAATAccaaatactaaatactaaagaatactaaaacctttaaaaagttattttaaggaaTAGTTACCAGTATATGATACCTGAGAAGGAAACACAATACTGGTTGCCTGTGGGGAAGGGTACTGGGTGCTAGGTGACAGAGGACtggaagagagaatctcactGTTTTTAATTTGGGGATCAGGTTAACGttttacataaagaaattaaGTTATGAAAAGTGTTTTATACCTGGATCACGATCACAATactgaaataatggaaatttaagTCGGTAACTTGTTCACTACTTTATAGATACCTTTAGACCTACACCAGTCAATAGAGTAAATCTCCTCCTTTGTTACAAaagtttaggaggaaaaaaaaatactaaatactatCTAGACAAAGATGCTTCAATAGCTACAATAGTACCACAATCAGCTAAGGCTCAGTCAAGTGGAACCATCAAGTAATTGaaaattttagcattttattttagaagaaaaaagtcataaGGAAATAGTATATATTGGGATTATTTAAGTCAAAACAATATTAAAGCCCTTAAAACCAAATCTGAGATGTCCTGGGATTGCTGGAAATTATCCCCCTAAACTGTCTACATGTAAATTacttatctggaaaatgagacAGATTCAGTTGGCTTCACCATGCTCCATTCATGCCAATTAAATTTTGATTTACAAAAAGGCTTTAAACTAAGCTTGTTCTTAGCTCTTATTTTAATTGAGCACATAATCAACTGCAACAGGGCAATCCATGTTTTAGCACTGGAAGTCTTGTATCCTGGAACCCCTCAATTCCAGGCACACTGGGATGGTTGGTCACTAGCTCATCTTCTACCTTCATCTATCCCTTCTTCCCACACCCCTTTCCTCAACTCCTATCATCTTCCCAAATTGTAGGCAACTACACAGTATGTCTGTAGGAGAAAAAAACCCAGGTATTTAAAGGAATAAAGACTACATAGAGTAGAAGGTTGCCTTTCTTTTCTGAGTCACTTAAATTTGTAGCAAATATTAAagcatttaaggggtgcctggggtgctcATCAGTTGAGCGTTTggctttggttcgggtcatgatctcatgattcatgggttcaaaccccgtgtcgggctctgtgccaacagctcagagcctggagcctgcttcagattctgcgtctccctccctctctcacaaataaataaataaaacgcctAAAGCATTTCAGCAAAGCACTAAAGTTAATAATCAACATTTGGCATCTACTATTGTGAATGCATCCTAGACTACACAGCATGCAAATTCCATGAAAAAACTTCCAGACCCAACATTCCAGGAAGCAGCAGGAccgcatgctctccctctccagTCCGCTGATAATGCAAGTGGACACCATTCACGGCCACTTTGGCAGAGGTTACTGAGGTGCTGGAAGAGAAAAATCCCATCCCCAAAGAAAAATTACTTAGCACAAATGTTAATATGACAAAATTGTCCTTTTACATACCCGCGTCAGCTCCAGGACCCTCCTCAGGCTTCTTGGATTACTCTGATGTGTGCTTAAGTTTTTCCAACCTGAAAAGGGACCTTTCTAGACTGCAGATCTGAACTGTGCCTTCATATGTGAATATCCTACAACACCAGCCCAGGACTTACCCTACAAAAGTACTGACATGTTGCTGCAACCAGTGGCCACACAGGTCCCATGGGCACATGCCTGGTGAGCTGGAAGCCAGGGGGCCAGTGTGCAGGCTGACACAGGAGctccacacaatggaacattaggGTCAGCAACAACAGGGCAGACCTTAGAACAGATCTAAAGGGATTACCTGAACTTCAGCTGCATCGACAGAGTTCCTAAAGGTGAGATGGTCTCAGGGGTCTCCAGGCAGTCCTTTAGGAGTATGGCCTCTCATGTTCTCTAGCCAGCCACAGAAGCATTCTTAGCAGGAATGCCTATCTGCACTGCTATGGCCGGACCGGTTTTTAACATGTTGAAATATTTGTGTTGTTAAATAGCCAGGTCCATAAGCTTCCATCCCAAGAGCCCTCCCCTGTACCGTGGACCCTCCTTGGCCCAAAACCTCCGACACAGGATCTAACTGGACATGTTGGCACAGGAGTGCACCTTGGGCCAGAATCAAGGCCAGGGTCTGTTCTGACTCACATGTGTACCTTACCAAGGGTCCTTCTCTGAAGAAACTGTCCTCTCCTGCTCTTCCAGAAGCTCTAGAACGACTATGCAGGGATATATAGCAATGGAACACATACATGGCTCCTGCATCAGGCCCTAACAGCCTCCCCACCAATTTCCCAAACAGCTGAGTGACACATGGAAGGGACATTTTGGTATGCCAAGACAGATGCGAGAAGGAGGTGCTCCTCTTCTCCACACAGAATATTAAGGAATTTAAATTAACCgctgcctctctttttcttttacatactcTTTACTCCTATTTCTGCAGTTAGTTAAAATGCTTATTGAAATGAAGCACTTTTTACAAAATGAGGTGCTCTTTCCTCTTTGGGTTTCATGTCATCGCCCATTTAAAATGAGCATGCAGAAACGGATGTGCTGAATGCAGGTACACCAAGTCTTAACACAACTTCTGCAAATAGGACAGAATTGGGTGGTAATAAAGCCGGGACATAACCATAAGCTCATTACCTATAGGAAAATTATGAGGAGCAGTAACAAAGCCACTGAACAAGCGTGTTGTCATACTGACACTGCCATGTTACTTATCAATGTCCTATTCTTCTGA
The nucleotide sequence above comes from Panthera tigris isolate Pti1 chromosome B2, P.tigris_Pti1_mat1.1, whole genome shotgun sequence. Encoded proteins:
- the BPHL gene encoding valacyclovir hydrolase isoform X3 → MAEVLGGRAVRQVRLLLSVLKPGNHVPYAGPAAAFGTSVTSAKVAVNGVHLHYQRTGEGEHAVLLLPGMLGSGETDFGPQIKNLNKKLFTVVAWDPRGYGHSRPPDRDFPLDFFERDAKDAVDLMKTLKFKKVSLLGWSDGGITALIAAARYPSYINKMVIWGANAYVTEEDETIYQGIRDVSKWSERTRKPLETLYGEYLSALAAPGSVPHLNRAWGEGSSGPTFPCRLHTQTCERVTVAFDARRQTQPASTFCK
- the BPHL gene encoding valacyclovir hydrolase isoform X2 translates to MSTSVTSAKVAVNGVHLHYQRTGEGEHAVLLLPGMLGSGETDFGPQIKNLNKKLFTVVAWDPRGYGHSRPPDRDFPLDFFERDAKDAVDLMKTLKFKKVSLLGWSDGGITALIAAARYPSYINKMVIWGANAYVTEEDETIYQGIRDVSKWSERTRKPLETLYGYDYFTKTCEKWVDGIKQFKHLSDGNICRHLLPLVQCPTLIVHGEKDPLVPRFHADFIHKHVRGSRLHLMPEGKHNLHLRFANEFNKLAEDFLQ